The window CAAGTTATGCAGGGCAGAGTTCTCAAATGGGATTAAATGTATTTATAGGTTTTTTAGCGCTGATTAGTATCAGTATAGGAGTTCTGAATCTATTGCCTATACCAGTATTAGATGGCGGGCATTTGATGTATTATATAGTTGAAATTTTTACTGGAAAACCAACTTCTGATTTTGCTTTGAATATTGGGCAAAGAATTGGTTTTTTTCTGCTGGGTTGTATGATGATCTTAGCGTTTTATAACGACATAAACAGATTAATAACAGGCTGATTGCATGGCATTAAAAAAATTAAAACACTCAAAAAATACAGACCATATTTTCAAGAATCTTAAGCTTAAGTCTGTTCTGATTCTAGTTTCAGGATTGTTTGCAAATTCAGCATTGGCGCTTGAGCCCTTTGTTGTAAAAGACATCCGCGTAGAAGGTTTACAGCGTACTGAGGCTGGTACCGTATTTACTTATCTGCCAGTTAAAGTAGGCGAAACCATGAATGATGACCTTGCTTCGCAGGCTATCAAATCTCTTTACAATACTGGTTTTTTTAAAGATGTGCGTATAGAAGCTGAAGGTGATGTTTTAGTAGTGACAGTGCAAGAACGTTCATCAATCGCACAAATCGATTTTAGCGGTAACAAATCATTCCCAACAGACAAAATGAAAGAAGGTCTGAAGCAGATTGGTATTGCTGAAGGACAGATTTTTGATAAATCCCAATTAGACAGAGCTGAGCAAGAAGTGAAGCGCCAATATTTATCTCAAGGTAAATATGGTGCAACGGTTAAAGCTGTCGTTTCGCCATTAGAGCGTAATCGCGTGGCGGTGCGTTTTGATATTGAAGAAGGTGCAGTTTCAAAGATTCGAAGCATCAATATTGTGGGTAATCAAGCTTTTAGCATGGATGATTTACGTGCTGAATTTTTACTCACGACGCCCAACTGGATGAGTTGGTGGAATAAAGATGATCAGTATTCCAAACAAAAACTTAACGCAGACCTTGAAGCATTACGTTCTTTTTACTTGAATCGTGGTTATCTTGAATTTAATATCGATTCAACACAAGTTTCAATTACACCGGATAAAAAAGATATTTACATCACTGTAAACGTGACTGAAGGTGAAAAATATACGATTTCAGAAGTGAAATTGGCTGGTGATACGATTGTGCCTGATTCAGAAATACAGCAACTGATTACAGTTAAAAAGGGTGATACATTTAGCCGTGAAAAAATTACTGAGTCTAGTAAGGCTATTAGTGACAGACTAAGCAATGACGGCTATGCATTTTCAAATGTCAACCCTGTGCCTGAAGTGAATAAAGAGCAACATACTGCTGCATTTACTTTCTTTGTAGATCCAGGAAAGCGAGTGTATGTCAGACGTATTAATATCGCAGGTAACACCAGAACACGTGATGAAGTGCTTCGTCGAGAAGTACGTCAGCTAGAGTCTGCTTGGTATGCTTCAGATAAGATTAATCGTTCAAAAGAACGTTTAATCCGCACAGATTTCTTTTCTGACGTGAACATTGAAACACCTGCTGTTCCGGGCACCACGGATCAGGTGGATTTAAATATTAGCGTTACTGAGAAATCTACGGGCAGTATCCAGTTTGGTGCAGGCTTATCTAGTAGTGAAGGCGTTGTACTAGGTATTACTGTGAACCAAAATAACTTTCTTGGTACTGGTAACCGAGTAAGCGCTCAAATTAATACGGGTAAGGTCAATACTACCTATTCGCTTTCTTATACTGACCCTTATTTCACGCCAGATGGCATCAGTCGTGGATTTGATATATACCGCCGTGATGTTGATACAAGCTCACTGAATGTTGCCTCGTATAACACTTCATCTTATGGTGGAGGTGTAAGGTTTGGTGTACCTTTAAACGAGCGTGATGGTATTAATTTTGGTCTTGCTGCAGATTTTACAACAGTCGATTTGAATACAAATAGCCCAATTCAGTATCAAAAGTACTGTGGGAATGCTACTGGTTGTAGCAGTAACTCCATTGTTGTTTCGGGTGGTTGGTCTCACGACACACGTGACAGCATTATGTTTACTAATAATGGCGTATTGCAGAAGCTCAGCGCTGAAGTATCCTTACCAGTACTAGATCTAAACTATTATAAGATTGACTATAAACAAGCATGGTTTAAGAATGTTTATAAAGACTTTACGTTTATGTTGAATGGTGAAATAGGATATGCAGATTCATACGGTAATAAAAATTTCCCATTCTTCAAAAACTACTTTATGGGTGGCGTCAACTCGGTGCGAGGCTACGATAACGGCTCCTTAGGTCCTAGAGATATCGACCCTATAACAGGTTTAGATTTTGCTGTAGGCGGAACTAAACGGTTATTAGGCAATGCCGAGTTATTTTTTCCAGTTCCTGGCTTAAAAGATTCAAAACAATTTAGACTAAGTGCATTTCTAGATGGCGGTAATGTCTGGGGTTCAGATTCATCATACAGTTTAAGTGATCTTCGTTATTCAACAGGACTTGGTATTAGTTGGCTTTCACCGTTTGGACCATTAAAGCTAGTTTATGCTAAACCATTGAACAGCAAGTCTACTGATAATACCCAGAGCATACAATTCCAATTGGGCTCTCAATTTTAGTTCCCGGATTATTGAGGAATCGTGATGCTGTATTGCAGTGCCTTGTGGCATAATATTGTATATAAATAAAAGTAGTCGATTTAGGAGATTTTAAGTGAGCAGTATCT is drawn from Methylotenera versatilis 301 and contains these coding sequences:
- the bamA gene encoding outer membrane protein assembly factor BamA, which gives rise to MALKKLKHSKNTDHIFKNLKLKSVLILVSGLFANSALALEPFVVKDIRVEGLQRTEAGTVFTYLPVKVGETMNDDLASQAIKSLYNTGFFKDVRIEAEGDVLVVTVQERSSIAQIDFSGNKSFPTDKMKEGLKQIGIAEGQIFDKSQLDRAEQEVKRQYLSQGKYGATVKAVVSPLERNRVAVRFDIEEGAVSKIRSINIVGNQAFSMDDLRAEFLLTTPNWMSWWNKDDQYSKQKLNADLEALRSFYLNRGYLEFNIDSTQVSITPDKKDIYITVNVTEGEKYTISEVKLAGDTIVPDSEIQQLITVKKGDTFSREKITESSKAISDRLSNDGYAFSNVNPVPEVNKEQHTAAFTFFVDPGKRVYVRRINIAGNTRTRDEVLRREVRQLESAWYASDKINRSKERLIRTDFFSDVNIETPAVPGTTDQVDLNISVTEKSTGSIQFGAGLSSSEGVVLGITVNQNNFLGTGNRVSAQINTGKVNTTYSLSYTDPYFTPDGISRGFDIYRRDVDTSSLNVASYNTSSYGGGVRFGVPLNERDGINFGLAADFTTVDLNTNSPIQYQKYCGNATGCSSNSIVVSGGWSHDTRDSIMFTNNGVLQKLSAEVSLPVLDLNYYKIDYKQAWFKNVYKDFTFMLNGEIGYADSYGNKNFPFFKNYFMGGVNSVRGYDNGSLGPRDIDPITGLDFAVGGTKRLLGNAELFFPVPGLKDSKQFRLSAFLDGGNVWGSDSSYSLSDLRYSTGLGISWLSPFGPLKLVYAKPLNSKSTDNTQSIQFQLGSQF